The Herbaspirillum sp. DW155 genomic interval CCCATCCCACCGATCTGGTGGCGGGCGATACCGCCACCTTCCAGCTCCTGCTCGATGGCAAGCCGGCCCCGGAGTTGGAAGTGGAACTGGTGCCGGGCGGCATCCGCTATCGCGACAAGCTGCAGGACAGCAAGCTCAAGACCGATGCCGAGGGCAAATTCAGCGTGAAGTGGGCGGGCCCCGGCATGTACTGGATGGAAGCCACGGTCTCGGATAACAAGACCTCGCTGCCGCAGGCCAAAGAGCGCCGTGCGATGTACATCGCCACGTTCGAAGTGCTGCCCTGAGGCGCTTCTGCCTTGATTGAACCACGCTGATCGACCCCGATGGCGCCTGCAATGCAGGCGCCGTTTTCTTTGACGAAGATGCCGATGTCCCACCGCGTACTGATCCCCGTCGACCTGCAAGCCCCGCCCATATTGCCCGCTGGCGTCGTGGCGCACAGCCTGTCCGGCCGTACCATGGGCACGACCTGGAGCGTGCAGGCGCTGGCCGCGCGCAGCGTGGCGCAAGAGACCATCGCCGCCGCGGTCGAGGCGCAATTGCAGCGGGTCATCGATGAGATGAGCACCTGGGAGCCCGGCTCGCACATCAGCCGTTTCAACCGCGCGCCCGCAGGCAGCTGGCATGCATTGCCGGAGGGTTTCTTCACCGTGCTGGATGCGGCCCTGACGATGGCCGTCGATAGCGAAGCTGCCTTCGATCCGACCGTGGGCCCGCTGGTGGACCTGTGGGGATTCGGGGCCGGCAGCGTGCAGCAGGGTGCCTTCCGCCCGCCCGATGCGGCGCTGCTGGAGGCCACGCGCCAGCGCTGCGGCTGGCAGCGCATCGTGCTCGATCGCACGCAGCGCAAGGTGCAGCAGGCAGGGGGCGTGCATCTGGATTTTTCCGGGATCGCCAAAGGATACGCGGTGGATCGGGTGGCGCAGGCGCTGCGGGAGTGCGGCTGCGTGAGCTGGCTGGCCGAGGTCGGCGGCGAGTTGTCCGGTCAGGGCGTCAAGACCGATGGCCAGCCCTGGTGGGTGGCGCTGGAACGCCCGCCCCAGGATGACAGCCCAGGCATGGTCGTGGCCTTGCACGGCCTGGCGATTGCCACCTCGGGCGACTATCGCCGCTATGTCGATCATGATGGTCACCGCTATGCCCACACCATCGATCCCCGTACCGGTACACCTGTGCGCACTGCACCGGCCTCTGTCACGGTACTGCACCGGCAATGCATGGTGGCCGATGCCCTGGCCACGGTGCTCACTGTACTGGGCGAGGAGGCCGGACTGTCCTTTGCCCGTGAGCGCGGGATTGCCGCTCTTTTCATCACCCGCGAAGCCGATGGCTTCCGCGAGAGCCTCACCCCGGCCCTGGCCGCCATGCTGGAGTGAGCGGCATGATGCAGACCCGTTACCTGATGGCCGCGCTGGTGGCGCTGACTTACCTGGTGTTCTGCGTGATGACGGCGCTGCGATACCGCCGTGCGCAGCAGCGCCAGCAAACCGCCTGGGGAACTGTACCGGTCACTGGCCCGGATACTGCACTGGTCGTCTTTGCCAGCCAGACCGGTACAGCTGAGCGACTGGCCTGGCAGACCGCGCAAAGTTTGCGTGCAGGTGGCCTGGAGGTGCGCGTCCTGCCGGCCGGACAGTTGAGCGATACCGATCTGGCAGCTACCCGGCTGGCCCTCTTTGTGGCCAGCACCACCGGCGAAGGCGATGCCCCCGACGATGCCGCCGCACTGGCCCGGCGCCTGGGCGACAGCGCAGGGACGGCGCTGCCGGCGCTGCGCTTTGGCGTGCTGGCGCTGGGCGACCGCAGCTATCAACAGTACTGCGCCTTCGGCCATGCACTGCACGCGTGGTTGTGCCGCCGTCATGCGCAGCCGCTGTTCGATGCCATCGAGGTCGACAACGGTGATGAAGGCGCGCTGCGCCACTGGCAGCATCAACTCGGTGTCTTGAGCGGCCACAGCGATGAGGCCGACTGGAGTGCGCCGGCCTATGGCCGCTGGCGCCTGGAAGAGCGCCGCGTGCTCAATCCGGGCAGCGTGGGCGAGCCGGTCTTCCATGTGCGCCTCACGCCCCTGGATCTGCCTGCACCTGACTGGCAGGCCGGGGATATCGCCGAGATCGGCCCGCACAATAGTGCGGCGGCCGTCGATGCCTTCCTGCAGGCCATTGGCCGCCAGGATGAGACTCTGCGCAGCGCATTGGTCACCCGGATGTTGCCGCAAGCGGCCGACACCCTGATGCAACTGCGCACGCTGCCGGACGCCGAACTGCTGGCGGCCTTGCCGGCACTGCCACATCGCGCCTATTCGATTGCCTCGCTGCCCGCGGATGGCGCGCTGGAACTGATGGTGCGCCTGATGCACCTGCCCGATGGGCGCGCCGGGCTGGGTTCCGGCTGGCTGGGTTTGCATGCGCAGCCGGGGCAGGAGATTGCCCTGCGGGTGCGCAGCAACAGCAGTTTCCACGGTCCTGCCGATGACCGTGCGCTGATCCTGATCGGCAACGGCACCGGCCTGGCCGGATTGCGCGCGCATCTGCGCCAGCGCGTGGCGGCCGGGCAGCGGCGCAACTGGCTGCTGTTTGGCGAACGTTCGCGCCAGTACGATTTCTTCCACCAGCAGGAGCTGGAAGAGTGGCAGGCGCAGGGCTGGCTGCAACGGCTGGATCTGGCCTTCTCGCGCGATCAGGAGCGCCGCATCTACGTGCAGGACAAGCTGGTCGAAGCCGCCGATACCGTGCGGCAATGGGTGGAGGAGGGCGCCAGCCTCTACGTCTGCGGCAGCCTGCAGGGCATGGCCGGTGGCGTGGCCCGGGCGCTGCAGGACATCCTCGGCGAAGACGTCCTGCAGGCGCTGGCCGGGCAAGGGCGTTACCGGCGCGACGTGTATTGACGCCGTGACCGCGATTTCTGCGGGCTTGATCTCATGCGGGGCCGCCCACAGGCGCCAGGCTTCATGCGGCCCGCGATTGACGTGAATTTGCTTTTTCTCCCCGTTGCGCGAGAGAATGTCACGTCAAATCAATGAGATAAGAACAACATGAGCATATTCACCAGTCTGCTGCTGATCCTGCTCCTGGTCGTGGTCAGCGCCTTTCTTTCCTGCGCCGAGATTTCCATCGCCGCCTCCCGGAAGATCCGTCTTGAAATGATGTCCAAGGAGGGCGTACACAACGCCGACCGGGTGCTGTCGTTGCAAGCCCAGCCGGGCAACTTCTTCACCGTGGTGCAAATCGGCCTCAATGCCGTGGCCATCCTCGGTGGCGTGGTGGGCGAGCCGGCCCTGACGCCGCACATGCGCGAGATCGTCAGCACCGTCTACACCGGACCGATGCTGGAAAACATCAGTTTCGCCTTGTCCTTCCTTGCGGTGACGGCTTTCTTCATCCTCTTTGCCGACCTCATGCCCAAGCGCCTGGCCATGGCCGCACCCGAGCGTGCGGCCGTGGTGCTGGTCAAGCCCATGCTGCTGCTGGAAACCCTGTTCAAGCCGCTGGTGTGGTTCTTCAACAGTCTGTCGAAGTCGATCTTCACGCTGTTCGGCTTGCCACAGGTGCGCCAGGACGTGATCACGCCCAACGAGATCCACGCCATCGTCGATGCCGGTGCCCAGGCCGGCGTGCTGCTCACGCAGGAGCATCACCTGATCGAAAACGTGTTCGAGCTGGAAAGCCGCTACGTGCCGTCGGCCATGACGCCACGGGACAGCATCGTCTATTTCCTGCTGACCGACAGCGAAGACACGATCCGCCAGAAGATCATCGACCATCCGCATTCGCGCTTCCTGGTCTGCGATGGGCACATCGATGCGGTGCTGGGCTACATCGACAGCAAGGATGTGTTGAAGCGCCTGCTCAAGGGTGAACAATTTTCCCTGGCCGACAAGGGGCTGGTGCATACGCCGCTGTCCATCCCCGATTCCCTGAACCTGTGGGAAGTGCTGGAACGCATGAAGGCCATGGATGAAGACCTGGCCATCGTGGTCAATGAATATGCGCTGGTGGTGGGCATCATCAGCATCACCGACGTGACCGGCGTGCTGATGGGCAATCTGCTGGCCATCACCGAGGAAGAGCAGCAGATCGTGCGGCGCGATGAGAATTCCTGGCTCATGGATGGCCTGACGCCCTTGAACGATGTGATGAACGAACTGGACATCGAGGAATATCCCAATCCGGTCGGCTATGAAACCTTGTCGGGCTTCATCATGTACATGCTGCGCAAGATTCCGAAGAAGACCGATTTCGTGCTCTTCTCGGATTTCAAGTTCGAGGTGGTGGACATCGAGGGCAACCGCATCAACCAGTTGCTGGTGACGCGCTTCAAGCAGGACAACAAGCAGGACAACAAGCAGGACAAGCCAGAAAAATCCGACAGGAGCGTGCAATCCGGCAAAACGGAATAGCAGTCAATACAACTTCATCTTGATTTTTCAGACTTTTCCTATCCTCACGGGCCGTCTAAATCCGGATACTCCCGCACAGTCGCTTGCTTGAAAGACTGGTACTCGGGGAAAGCAGGCGGCTGTTCCAACCGTAGTAAGTAGCAAAGGTAGTCGTGGGCTGGCCCGTATTCGCAAGGATGCGGGCCTTTTTATTGGCCTTGTGCGGCGCCGTTTTCCGTTGCTTCGCCAGGCCGCCAGCAGCCTTCGCCGCATTGCAGTACAGTCGGATCTGTCATGAATGAAGTGGAAGACCGAATTGGGAAAAGACGTCAAGAGCCCCTGTGTATCCCTCTGCAAGCTCAAGCACGAAATCTGTACCGGCTGCGGCCGCACCCGGGATGAAATCAAGGACTGGAAATCCATGAAGCGCAAGCAGCAGCTCCACACCGTGGAGCTGGCCGCCCGGCGCATGAAGGCGATGAAGAAGTAGGGCGGCTCAGCTGCGGGCGCCGTGATTGCGTTCGGAAATCTGGGCGTTCAGGGTCCAGAGAAACTTCCCATCCAGCGGCGATCTGTCTGCCAAAGGCTTCATATCGTTGCACCGATCCGACGGCTTGCCCGCAAGAAAAGGCCAACTGGGTTAAACTCTGCAACTTCAGGAGGCGCAAGAACCTCCCTGAAATTCCGCCACTGTCATCCGCCCTGTTGC includes:
- a CDS encoding FAD:protein FMN transferase, which gives rise to MSHRVLIPVDLQAPPILPAGVVAHSLSGRTMGTTWSVQALAARSVAQETIAAAVEAQLQRVIDEMSTWEPGSHISRFNRAPAGSWHALPEGFFTVLDAALTMAVDSEAAFDPTVGPLVDLWGFGAGSVQQGAFRPPDAALLEATRQRCGWQRIVLDRTQRKVQQAGGVHLDFSGIAKGYAVDRVAQALRECGCVSWLAEVGGELSGQGVKTDGQPWWVALERPPQDDSPGMVVALHGLAIATSGDYRRYVDHDGHRYAHTIDPRTGTPVRTAPASVTVLHRQCMVADALATVLTVLGEEAGLSFARERGIAALFITREADGFRESLTPALAAMLE
- a CDS encoding hemolysin family protein, producing the protein MSIFTSLLLILLLVVVSAFLSCAEISIAASRKIRLEMMSKEGVHNADRVLSLQAQPGNFFTVVQIGLNAVAILGGVVGEPALTPHMREIVSTVYTGPMLENISFALSFLAVTAFFILFADLMPKRLAMAAPERAAVVLVKPMLLLETLFKPLVWFFNSLSKSIFTLFGLPQVRQDVITPNEIHAIVDAGAQAGVLLTQEHHLIENVFELESRYVPSAMTPRDSIVYFLLTDSEDTIRQKIIDHPHSRFLVCDGHIDAVLGYIDSKDVLKRLLKGEQFSLADKGLVHTPLSIPDSLNLWEVLERMKAMDEDLAIVVNEYALVVGIISITDVTGVLMGNLLAITEEEQQIVRRDENSWLMDGLTPLNDVMNELDIEEYPNPVGYETLSGFIMYMLRKIPKKTDFVLFSDFKFEVVDIEGNRINQLLVTRFKQDNKQDNKQDKPEKSDRSVQSGKTE
- a CDS encoding sulfite reductase subunit alpha, which produces MMQTRYLMAALVALTYLVFCVMTALRYRRAQQRQQTAWGTVPVTGPDTALVVFASQTGTAERLAWQTAQSLRAGGLEVRVLPAGQLSDTDLAATRLALFVASTTGEGDAPDDAAALARRLGDSAGTALPALRFGVLALGDRSYQQYCAFGHALHAWLCRRHAQPLFDAIEVDNGDEGALRHWQHQLGVLSGHSDEADWSAPAYGRWRLEERRVLNPGSVGEPVFHVRLTPLDLPAPDWQAGDIAEIGPHNSAAAVDAFLQAIGRQDETLRSALVTRMLPQAADTLMQLRTLPDAELLAALPALPHRAYSIASLPADGALELMVRLMHLPDGRAGLGSGWLGLHAQPGQEIALRVRSNSSFHGPADDRALILIGNGTGLAGLRAHLRQRVAAGQRRNWLLFGERSRQYDFFHQQELEEWQAQGWLQRLDLAFSRDQERRIYVQDKLVEAADTVRQWVEEGASLYVCGSLQGMAGGVARALQDILGEDVLQALAGQGRYRRDVY
- a CDS encoding DUF1289 domain-containing protein — translated: MKWKTELGKDVKSPCVSLCKLKHEICTGCGRTRDEIKDWKSMKRKQQLHTVELAARRMKAMKK